One segment of Leptotrichia sp. OH3620_COT-345 DNA contains the following:
- a CDS encoding TetR/AcrR family transcriptional regulator gives MKKNYHHGNLKNELIKEGINTINSIGEEKLSLRKLAEICGVSAAAPYTYFKKKSDLLEAMSSYIWDILAAKLEITVEKYKNNDDLLVKLGKTYIMFFYKNPAYYHFIISKKNTKINFSLEITEKENENALNILKREAIKVFEKINMPKKIMENKIIAMWALVQGLTTIIIMRNKECPEDWEEKIEEIIKSSFITYYK, from the coding sequence ATGAAAAAAAATTATCACCATGGAAATTTGAAAAATGAACTCATTAAAGAAGGAATCAACACAATAAATAGCATAGGGGAAGAAAAACTGTCTTTAAGAAAACTTGCTGAAATATGTGGAGTAAGTGCTGCAGCTCCTTACACATATTTTAAAAAGAAAAGTGATCTTCTTGAAGCAATGAGCAGTTATATTTGGGACATATTAGCTGCAAAACTAGAAATAACGGTTGAAAAATATAAAAATAATGACGATTTGCTTGTAAAATTAGGTAAAACGTACATAATGTTTTTTTATAAAAATCCTGCATATTATCATTTTATAATCTCAAAAAAAAATACAAAAATAAATTTTTCATTGGAAATTACCGAAAAAGAGAATGAAAATGCTTTGAATATTTTAAAAAGAGAGGCGATTAAAGTATTTGAAAAAATAAATATGCCAAAAAAAATTATGGAAAATAAAATCATAGCAATGTGGGCATTAGTTCAAGGACTTACAACAATAATAATTATGCGTAATAAAGAATGTCCTGAAGATTGGGAAGAAAAAATAGAAGAAATAATAAAATCAAGCTTCATAACATACTATAAATAA
- the purB gene encoding adenylosuccinate lyase, which translates to MEKYSNPLAERYSSKEMLYNFSPENKFRIWRKLWIILAEAEKELGLDFITEEQIEELKKFKDDVDFEMAAQFEKKLRHDVMSHVHTYGEQAKNARKIIHLGATSAYVGDNTDLIQIKEGLLIIRKRLLALIQKMKEFALKYKSLPTLGFTHFQPAQLTTVGKRATLWLHSLLMDFEELEFRIEMLRYRGVKGTTGTQASFKELFDGNFKKVKKLDSLVTEKAGFKIKQSVSGQTYDRKTDAQILNLLSDIAQSSHKFSNDFRLLQHLKELEEPFERNQIGSSAMAYKRNPMRSERISSLAKFVMSLSMNGALVYSTQWFERTLDDSANKRLSIPQAFLAVDAILIIWLNIMDGVVVYPKVIESNIQKELPFMATENIIMESVKKGMDRQEVHEIIRELSMEETKEIKTNGKSNNLIQRIIKDGRLGLKIEDIENILISENYIGFADKQTEDFINEEINPLIEKYKNEIDNERLELKV; encoded by the coding sequence AATTTTTCTCCTGAAAATAAATTCAGAATATGGAGAAAGCTCTGGATTATACTTGCTGAAGCCGAGAAAGAGCTTGGCCTTGATTTTATTACTGAGGAACAAATTGAAGAGCTGAAAAAATTTAAAGATGATGTTGATTTTGAAATGGCGGCACAATTTGAAAAAAAATTAAGACACGATGTAATGTCTCATGTGCATACTTATGGGGAACAGGCAAAAAATGCCAGAAAAATAATTCACTTAGGAGCAACAAGTGCTTATGTGGGAGATAATACAGATTTAATTCAGATAAAAGAAGGTCTTTTAATTATAAGAAAAAGATTGCTTGCATTAATTCAAAAAATGAAAGAATTTGCATTGAAATATAAATCTCTTCCGACTTTAGGATTCACCCATTTTCAACCGGCGCAGTTAACAACAGTAGGGAAGAGGGCAACTTTATGGTTGCATTCCCTTTTAATGGATTTTGAAGAACTTGAATTTAGGATTGAAATGTTGCGTTACAGAGGTGTAAAAGGAACAACAGGAACTCAGGCAAGTTTTAAAGAACTTTTTGATGGAAATTTTAAAAAAGTCAAAAAACTTGATAGTCTTGTTACTGAAAAGGCAGGATTTAAAATAAAACAAAGCGTTTCCGGACAGACTTATGACAGAAAAACGGATGCTCAGATATTAAATCTGCTTTCCGATATTGCACAGTCGTCTCATAAATTTAGTAATGATTTTCGATTACTTCAGCATTTGAAAGAGTTGGAAGAACCTTTTGAAAGAAATCAGATAGGTTCAAGTGCAATGGCATATAAAAGAAATCCGATGAGAAGTGAGAGGATATCATCTCTTGCAAAATTTGTAATGTCACTTTCTATGAATGGTGCATTGGTTTATTCAACACAATGGTTTGAAAGAACTCTTGACGATTCGGCAAATAAGAGACTTTCAATTCCTCAAGCATTTTTAGCTGTAGATGCTATCCTTATAATATGGCTTAATATAATGGATGGAGTGGTAGTTTATCCTAAAGTTATAGAATCCAATATACAAAAAGAACTTCCATTTATGGCAACTGAAAATATTATTATGGAATCTGTAAAAAAAGGTATGGACAGACAGGAGGTTCATGAAATAATAAGAGAACTTTCTATGGAGGAAACTAAGGAAATAAAAACAAACGGAAAATCAAATAATTTAATCCAAAGAATTATAAAAGACGGCAGGCTCGGATTGAAAATTGAAGATATAGAAAATATTTTAATTTCAGAAAATTATATAGGTTTTGCAGACAAACAGACAGAGGACTTTATAAATGAAGAAATAAATCCTTTGATTGAAAAATATAAAAATGAAATTGATAATGAAAGATTGGAATTAAAAGTTTAA
- a CDS encoding flavodoxin family protein has protein sequence MEVIITDLNKKTFQETYENVIKKRNSINVSESQEIEITTNKKIYVIYDDNKIKSCTGCFECWIKIPGKCKIKDNYENLGKIYSKAEKITIISKCCYGSYSPFVKNVLDRSIPYLLPFFKFKNREMHHSTRYKTKFNLNVYFYGENLTEKEKETAEKMVEANVVNLDIKNFNISFFEKSEREN, from the coding sequence ATGGAAGTAATTATAACTGATCTGAATAAAAAAACATTTCAAGAAACATATGAAAATGTTATAAAAAAAAGAAACTCCATAAATGTATCGGAAAGTCAAGAAATTGAAATAACAACAAATAAAAAAATATATGTAATTTATGATGACAATAAAATCAAAAGTTGTACCGGTTGTTTTGAATGTTGGATTAAAATTCCCGGAAAATGTAAAATTAAAGATAATTATGAAAATTTAGGAAAAATATATTCGAAAGCAGAAAAGATTACAATTATAAGTAAATGCTGTTACGGTTCATACAGTCCTTTTGTAAAAAACGTATTAGATAGAAGTATTCCCTATTTACTTCCATTTTTTAAATTTAAAAATAGAGAAATGCATCATTCAACAAGATATAAAACAAAATTTAATTTAAATGTTTATTTTTATGGAGAAAATCTTACGGAAAAAGAAAAGGAAACTGCTGAAAAAATGGTAGAAGCCAATGTTGTTAATTTAGACATTAAAAATTTCAATATTTCTTTTTTCGAAAAAAGTGAAAGAGAGAATTAA